Proteins from one Ipomoea triloba cultivar NCNSP0323 chromosome 1, ASM357664v1 genomic window:
- the LOC116032894 gene encoding tubulin beta-5 chain-like, translating to MREILHVQGGQCGNQIGSKFWEVVCDEHGIDPTGRYVGTSDVQLERVNVYYNEASCGRFVPRAVLMDLEPGTMDSVRTGPYGQIFRPDNFVFGQSGAGNNWAKGHYTEGAELIDSVLDVVRKEAENSDCLQGFQVCHSLGGGTGSGMGTLLISKIREEYPDRMMLTFSVFPSPKVSDTVVEPYNATLSVHQLVENADECMVLDNEALYDICFRTLKLTTPSFGDLNHLISATMSGVTCCLRFPGQLNSDLRKLAVNLIPFPRLHFFMVGFAPLTSRGSQQYRALTVPELTQQMWDAKNMMCAADPRHGRYLTASAMFRGKMSTKEVDEQMINVQNKNSSYFVEWIPNNVKSSVCDIPPRGLSMSSTFVGNSTSIQEMFRRVSEQFTAMFRRKAFLHWYTGEGMDEMEFTEAESNMNDLVSEYQQYQDATADDEGEYEDEEEGVLEHDD from the exons ATGAGAGAAATCCTTCATGTTCAAGGTGGACAGTGTGGAAATCAGATTGGATCCAAGTTCTGGGAAGTTGTCTGTGATGAGCATGGCATAGATCCGACTGGGCGCTATGTTGGAACCTCTGATGTGCAATTGGAGCGTGTGAATGTGTATTACAATGAGGCATCGTGTGGACGATTTGTTCCTCGTGCTGTGCTCATGGATCTTGAGCCCGGCACGATGGACAGCGTTAGGACGGGTCCTTATGGCCAGATCTTTAGGCCTGATAACTTTGTGTTTGGTCAGTCCGGTGCTGGAAACAACTGGGCCAAAGGGCACTATACCGAAGGTGCAGAGCTTATTGACTCGGTTCTTGATGTTGTGAGGAAGGAAGCTGAGAACTCTGATTGCCTTCAAG GTTTCCAGGTCTGCCACTCCCTCGGTGGTGGAACAGGTTCGGGTATGGGTACCCTGCTGATCTCGAAGATCAGAGAGGAATACCCTGATAGAATGATGCTCACGTTCTCTGTGTTCCCATCACCAAAGGTGTCCGATACAGTTGTTGAGCCATATAATGCCACACTTTCTGTGCATCAGCTCGTGGAGAATGCAGATGAGTGCATGGTGCTAGACAATGAAGCGCTGTATGATATATGTTTCAGGACGCTGAAACTAACCACTCCTAGCT TTGGTGATTTGAACCACTTGATTTCTGCGACGATGAGTGGGGTGACTTGCTGCCTCCGGTTCCCTGGCCAGCTTAACTCTGATCTTAGAAAGCTCGCTGTCAACCTGATCCCCTTCCCGCGTTTACACTTCTTCATGGTGGGGTTTGCTCCGCTCACCTCACGTGGATCTCAGCAATACCGAGCCCTTACAGTCCCGGAGCTAACTCAACAAATGTGGGATGCCAAGAACATGATGTGCGCTGCTGATCCACGCCATGGGCGCTATCTCACAGCTTCAGCCATGTTCAGGGGCAAAATGAGCACCAAGGAAGTGGATGAACAGATGATCAACGTGCAAAACAAGAACTCCTCGTACTTCGTGGAGTGGATTCCAAACAACGTGAAGTCAAGCGTGTGCGATATCCCGCCTAGGGGGCTGTCAATGTCATCCACCTTCGTCGGGAACTCAACATCCATCCAGGAGATGTTCAGGAGAGTGAGCGAGCAGTTCACTGCCATGTTCAGGCGAAAGGCTTTCTTGCATTGGTACACTGGAGAAGGAATGGACGAGATGGAGTTCACAGAAGCCGAGAGCAACATGAACGATCTGGTTTCCGAGTACCAGCAGTACCAGGATGCCACTGCTGATGATGAAGGCGAGTACGAGGATGAAGAAGAGGGGGTATTGGAGCATGATGACTAG
- the LOC116032905 gene encoding putative H/ACA ribonucleoprotein complex subunit 1-like protein 1, protein MRPPRGRGGGGFRGGRDGGRGGRGGGRGFGGRGPPRDEGPPAEVIEVSTFVHACEGDAVTKLTNEKIPYFNAPIYLQNKTQIGKVDEIFGPINESFFSIKMSEGIVATSYSAGDKFFIDPAKLLPLSRFLPQPKGTPQAGRGGFRGGGRGGGRGGFRGGGGGFRGRGAPRGRGPPRGGRGGFRGRGGRA, encoded by the exons ATGAGACCACCGAGAGGGCGTGGCGGCGGCGGATTTAGGGGCGGCAGGGACGGCGGCCGCGGTGGCAGGGGAGGAGGCCGAGGCTTTGGCGGTCGCGGTCCTCCACGCGACGAAGGCCCTCCTGCTGAAGTCATAG AGGTTTCTACATTTGTGCACGCTTGCGAAGGAGATGCAGTGACGAAACTCACGAACGAGAAGATTCCGTATTTCAATGCTCCCATTTACCTGCAAAACAAAACTCAGATTGGTAAAGTTGACGAAATTTTCGGCCCCATTAATGAGTCG TTCTTCTCGATTAAAATGTCGGAAGGGATTGTCGCAACATCGTATTCTGCTGGCGATAAGTTCTTCATAGACCCTGCTAAGCTTTTACCTCTCTCCAGATTCCTTCCCCAACCCAA GGGAACCCCACAAGCTGGTAGAGGTGGTTTCCGTGGAGGTGGTAGAGGCGGCGGGAGAGGTGGTTTCCGTGGAGGAGGTGGTGGTTTCCGTGGAAGAGGTGCTCCACGTGGCAGAGGACCACCACGGGGTGGGCGTGGTGGTTTTAGAGGCAGGGGTGGCAGAGCATAG
- the LOC116012222 gene encoding probable mediator of RNA polymerase II transcription subunit 26b, with protein sequence MVAAVDYPNELRKNRVFITEMVFACIVTKCFGCNNVELVVPNSYGEEVEAKFRANAVNETGKSSDIIDDDNKTADEGDDRNERFENLENAAAAAANQTSNSGLEDADEVLSDGIDEECRNIVEVMRIKNVLDNHGDEKCEAVVVDSLRKLQSMTLSLETLKVTDIGKSVSPLKKKESKQIKQLARALIADWKVKVDEWVESIEAAEGTECTPESAKPPVEEEEGGLPSPPMDEGAFFTLSAMELTKFFDDFDEDGNLQISWDFNETHEDGRNASRGNQNVPKWSNAAPTEQPRAQEAVVGKPTMAAPQERYTEHPKAQEAVVKKPTMAAPQERFTEKPKEQEAVMRKPIMAVPQERYTEKPKAQEALVKKPIMAAPQERYNEKPKVQEALVKKPIMAASLERYTEQPKAQEALVKKPIMAAPQERNKKL encoded by the exons ATGGTGGCAGCCGTGGACTATCCCAACGAGTTAAGAAAGAATAGAGTTTTCATTACTGAGATGGTTTTTGCTTGTATAGTGACCAAGTGTTTCGGCTGCAACAACGTGGAGTTGGTTGTGCCCAATTCTTATGGTGAAGAGGTGGAAGCCAAGTTCCGGGCCAATGCGGTTAATGAGACCGGTAAGAGTAGCGACATTATTGACGATGACAACAAGACGGCCGACGAGGGTGATGATAGAAATGAGCGTTTTGAAAACTTGGAAaatgcggcggcggcggcggccaaCCAGACCAGCAACAGCGGCTTGGAAGATGCCGACGAGGTTTTGAGCGACGGGATTGATGAAGAGTGTCGGAATATCGTGGAGGTCATGAGGATCAAGAATGTTCTCGATAACCATGGCGATGAAAAG TGTGAGGCTGTGGTGGTTGATTCCTTGAGGAAGCTTCAATCAATGACTTTGTCTCTCGAGACTCTAAAG GTCACAGATATTGGGAAGTCTGTGAGTCCtctcaagaagaaggaatcCAAACAGATTAAGCAGCTAGCCCGGGCATTGATTGC GGATTGGAAGGTCAAGGTAGATGAATGGGTCGAGTCTATAGAAGCTGCTGAAG GTACAGAATGCACTCCCGAGTCTGCGAAACCACCAGTTGAAGAAGAGGAGGGAGGGCTTCCATCTCCTCCCATGGATGAGGGAGCTTTCTTTACTCTTAGTGCAATGGAGCTGACTAAG TTCTTTGATGACTTCGATGAAGATGGAA ATCTTCAAATCAGCTGGGATTTCAATGAGACTCATGAGGATGGCAGAAATGCTTCGCGGGGGAACCAAAACGTTCCAAAATGGTCGAATGCTGCTCCTACCGAGCAACCAAGGGCACAAGAAGCTGTGGTGGGGAAGCCAACAATGGCTGCTCCTCAAGAGAGGTATACTGAGCATCCAAAGGCACAAGAGGCTGTGGTTAAGAAGCCAACAATGGCTGCTCCTCAAGAGAGGTTTACTGAGAAACCAAAGGAACAAGAGGCTGTAATGAGGAAGCCAATAATGGCTGTTCCTCAAGAGAGGTATACTGAGAAACCAAAGGCACAAGAGGCTTTGGTGAAGAAGCCAATAATGGCTGCTCCTCAAGAGAGGTATAATGAGAAACCAAAGGTTCAAGAGGCTTTGGTGAAGAAGCCAATAATGGCTGCTTCTCTGGAGAGGTATACTGAGCAGCCTAAGGCACAAGAGGCTCTGGTGAAGAAGCCAATAATGGCTGCTCCTCAAGAGAG GAACAAGAAGCTATAA
- the LOC116013495 gene encoding uncharacterized protein LOC116013495, which yields MRKPIMAAPQGRPTQKPKEQQTVMKKPIIMAAPQGRHTEQPKELQPVMKKPIIMAAPQGRHTEQPKAQQTVMRKPIMAAPQARYTEKPKQQEAVLMKAPLMVAPQDGYTEQPKAQQTLMKKPIMAAAPQARYTEKPKGQEAVMKAPLLMVAPQDVYTEQPKQQEALAKKPSNVAAQHRCTQQPKQQEAVLKKPSNAAAQDWYTPQPKEQEAVLKKPSNAVAQDWYTPQPKEQETVLKKPSNAAVDDWFTPQPKEQETAVKKQTFIKPNKPSANGSGPGRLTRPTMEHNKVNGNSGVRFQLKSDNRHPVSQQNKLNCPEEMTVQERVALAKRKLQERDKAMEDAKRRRISQSVEAHNIPKPSLVPKNTQVMKLGNYSKQGTNGRQ from the exons ATGAGGAAGCCAATCATGGCTGCTCCTCAAGGCAGGCCTACTCAGAAACCAAAGGAACAACAAACTGTGATGAAAAAGCCAATAATAATGGCTGCTCCTCAGGGCAGGCATACTGAGCAACCAAAGGAACTACAACCTGTGATGAAGAAGCCAATAATAATGGCTGCTCCTCAAGGCAGGCATACTGAGCAACCAAAGGCACAACAAACTGTAATGAGGAAGCCAATAATGGCTGCTCCTCAAGCCAGGTATACTGAGAAACCAAAGCAACAAGAAGCTGTATTAATGAAGGCACCATTAATGGTTGCTCCTCAAGATGGGTATACTGAGCAACCAAAGGCACAACAAACTCTAATGAAGAAGCCAATAATGGCTGCTGCTCCTCAAGCCAGGTACACTGAGAAACCAAAGGGACAAGAAGCTGTAATGAAGGCACCATTATTAATGGTTGCTCCTCAAGATGTGTATACTGAGCAACCAAAGCAACAAGAAGCTCTAGCTAAAAAACCATCAAATGTTGCTGCTCAACACAGGTGTACTCAGCAACCAAAGCAACAAGAAGCTGTTTTGAAGAAGCCTTCAAATGCAGCTGCTCAAGACTGGTATACTCCACAACCAAAGGAACAAGAAGCTGTTTTGAAGAAGCCTTCAAATGCTGTCGCTCAAGACTGGTACACTCCGCAACCAAAGGAGCAAGAAACTGTATTGAAGAAGCCTTCAAATGCTGCTGTTGATGACTGGTTTACTCCACAACCAAAGGAACAAGAAACTGCAGTGAAGAAACAAACATTCATCAAACCAAATAAGCCTTCTGCCAATGGCTCTGGGCCAGGAAGACTGACAAGACCAACTATGGAACATAATAAGGTCAATGGTAATTCTGGAGTGAGGTTCCAACTGAAATCAGACAATAGGCATCCTGTTTCTCAGCAAAAT AAGTTGAACTGTCCAGAAGAGATGACAGTTCAAGAAAGAGTGGCACTGGCGAAAAGGAAACTTCAAGAACGCGACAAAGCAATGGAAGATG CCAAGAGGCGGCGGATATCTCAATCTGTGGAGGCCCATAACATCCCCAAGCCGAGTCTAGTCCCTAAAAACACACAAGTGATGAAACTAGGCAACTACAGCAAGCAAGGGACAAATGGGCGCCAGTGA